A genomic stretch from Acinonyx jubatus isolate Ajub_Pintada_27869175 chromosome E2, VMU_Ajub_asm_v1.0, whole genome shotgun sequence includes:
- the LOC106973014 gene encoding sialic acid-binding Ig-like lectin 14 produces MVPLLLLPLLLGGEDQEYQLQVKESVTVQEGLCVHVPCSFSYPWKPGYSRTMLYIYWFRDRDTSSNRYLVATNNPQRAVRTEARGRFRLVGDPWAKNCSLRIRDAMRSDEGVYFFRVEKGEDVKYTYTHTTMTLRVAALTQEPDIHFPEPLKSGWPAELTCSLPGSCEGGRPLTFSWVGAALDSLDPETLHSSVLAFTPRPQDHGTNLTCQVKLPEVQATVERTIWLNVSYAPHNLTISIFFSNVTVPKTLCNGMSLPVLEGQFLRLVCVADSNPPAELSWSREGKALSPSQPSAPGVLELPHVGAGDEGEFTCQARHPLGSQHISFSLSVQRSLSSCNCVTDEQEGSWPLVLTLLRGALMGAGFLLTYGLTWIYYTRCGGRQEAGLRVQTEPPSLWRRD; encoded by the exons ATGgtgcccctgctgctgctgcccctgCTGTTGGGGG GGGAGGATCAGGAGTACCAGCTCCAAGTGAAGGAGTCCGTGACCGTGCAGGAGGGTCTGTGTGTCCATGTGCCCTGTTCCTTCTCCTACCCCTGGAAGCCGGGGTATTCCCGGACGATGCTCTACATATACTGGTTCCGGGATAGGGACACCTCAAGCAACCGTTATCTGGTGGCTACAAACAACCCACAGAGAGCAGTGAGGACAGAGGCCCGGGGCCGATTCCGCCTCGTCGGGGACCCCTGGGCCAAGAACTGCTCCCTGAGAATCAGAGACGCCATGAGGAGTGACGAGGGAGTCTACTTTTTCCgagtggagaaaggagaagacgTGAAATATACTTACACACATACGACGATGACTCTGCGGGTGGCAG CCCTGACACAGGAACCCGACATCCACTTCCCGGAGCCCCTCAAGTCTGGCTGGCCCGCAGAGCTGACCTGCAGCCTGCCGGGGTCCTGCGAAGGGGGAAGACCTCTCACATTCTCCTGGGTGGGGGCTGCTCTGGACTCGCTGGACCCCGAGACCCTGCACTCCTCGGTGCTGGCCTTCACCCCGAGGCCGCAGGACCATGGCACCAACCTCACCTGTCAGGTGAAACTGCCAGAAGTTCAGGCCACCGTGGAAAGAACCATCTGGCTCAATGTCTCCT ATGCCCCCCACAACCTCACCATCAGCATCTTCTTCAGCAATGTCACAG TCCCCAAGACGCTGTGCAACGGTATGTCGCTGCCGGTCCTGGAGGGCCAGTTCCTGCGGCTGGTCTGCGTGGCTGACAGCAATCCccctgctgagctgagctggTCCCGGGAGGGGAAAGCCCTgagcccctcccagccctccgCACCCGGGGTCCTGGAGCTGCCCCACGTAGGGGCTGGAGATGAAGGGGAATTCACCTGCCAGGCTCGGCACCCGCTGGGCTCCCAGCACATTTCCTTCAGCCTCTCTGTGCAGA GAAGCCTGTCTTCCTGCAACTGTGTGACTGACGAGCAAGAGGGCTCCTGGCCCCTGGTCCTCACCCTGCTCAGAGGGGCCCTCATGGGGGCTGGCTTCCTCCTCACCTATGGCCTCACCTGGATCTACTACACCAG GTGTGGAGGCCGCCAGGAAGCAGGGCTGAGAGTCCAGACcgagcctccctccctctggagaCGGGACTGA